The following coding sequences lie in one Oligoflexia bacterium genomic window:
- a CDS encoding acetyl-CoA C-acetyltransferase, whose translation MDDIVIVSAKRTPFGAFGGTLKNFTATDLGVAASQAAIKQAGVSPNDIDHVVFGNVVQSNVDSIYSPRHIGLRCAIPEHVGALGLNRLCGSGFQAITTAAQMIMTGEATMVLAGGTESMSTVPYIVRNARFGYRMGPGEFEDYLTAALVDLYAGTPMAITAENLATKYGITRLQVDEYSLLSQKRCKAGIEKGVFADELTTVEVPDKKGPIQFSKDEHPRPDVTIEALAKLKPVFKKDGIVTAAGSSGIVDGAAAVIVTSAKLAEKKGLKPLARLVSWASVGCDPKIMGIGPAPASRKALEIAGKKLSDMNLIEVNEAFAAQYLAVEKELELNREITNVNGGAIAIGHPLAASGTRLTMHLIYELRRRKQKYGLGSACIGGGQGIAVVLEAF comes from the coding sequence ATGGACGACATTGTCATAGTTTCCGCAAAACGAACACCTTTTGGAGCTTTTGGTGGAACCCTCAAAAATTTCACAGCCACAGACCTCGGGGTTGCCGCAAGCCAGGCCGCAATTAAACAAGCCGGTGTTTCGCCCAATGACATTGATCATGTGGTTTTTGGAAACGTCGTACAAAGCAATGTGGATTCTATCTATTCACCAAGACATATTGGTCTTCGATGCGCAATTCCAGAGCACGTTGGAGCATTAGGCCTTAATCGCCTCTGCGGAAGTGGTTTTCAAGCGATCACCACTGCAGCGCAGATGATCATGACAGGTGAAGCCACCATGGTTTTAGCTGGAGGCACCGAGAGCATGTCAACCGTGCCATACATCGTACGTAATGCACGTTTTGGCTATCGTATGGGCCCTGGAGAATTCGAAGACTACCTCACAGCAGCACTGGTTGATCTGTATGCGGGTACTCCCATGGCCATCACAGCCGAAAACCTTGCCACAAAGTATGGCATCACACGTCTTCAAGTTGATGAATATTCTTTGCTCTCACAAAAACGCTGCAAAGCTGGAATCGAAAAAGGAGTTTTTGCTGACGAACTCACAACAGTTGAAGTACCTGATAAAAAAGGGCCGATTCAATTTTCAAAAGACGAACATCCCAGACCCGATGTCACCATTGAAGCATTGGCAAAACTAAAACCTGTATTTAAAAAAGATGGAATCGTAACCGCAGCAGGGTCATCTGGAATCGTTGACGGTGCCGCTGCAGTTATTGTGACATCAGCAAAACTTGCAGAGAAAAAAGGCCTCAAACCACTGGCGCGTCTTGTCTCTTGGGCCAGTGTGGGTTGTGATCCAAAAATCATGGGCATAGGCCCCGCCCCCGCATCACGTAAAGCATTAGAGATCGCAGGTAAAAAATTAAGCGATATGAATCTTATCGAAGTAAATGAAGCCTTTGCAGCTCAATATCTTGCCGTTGAAAAAGAACTAGAACTTAATCGTGAAATAACCAACGTCAATGGCGGCGCAATTGCTATTGGTCATCCCCTGGCAGCTTCAGGCACAAGACTCACCATGCATTTGATTTATGAACTTAGACGACGTAAACAAAAGTATGGTTTGGGTTCAGCATGTATCGGTGGCGGACAAGGTATTGCTGTTGTTTTAGAAGCATTCTAA
- a CDS encoding SDR family oxidoreductase, whose translation MIKLKDKTFVITGGTSDVGRALALNLTSLGADIAILDKNPEKARRIVDEISETREVKESFGKAAYFEVNLTDHKAVKEAVSKAAETFGGIDVLIGGLFTSKVSLINSPDYLEEFERMIDINTKSAVYTTQAIVPFMRGRKRGKIIYLISDLVRWGSEGESILAISRGGIIYYARSLARELASSNIAVNCVAMGPTEDYLLARDPSASSIKVTEEKLLAAMPMGRTLRADEIAQVVTFLSSPLADAVTGQTWSVNGGLTMF comes from the coding sequence ATGATTAAACTTAAAGATAAAACATTTGTAATTACTGGCGGAACAAGTGATGTGGGTCGAGCACTGGCTTTAAACCTCACCAGTCTTGGTGCAGACATCGCAATTCTTGATAAAAACCCTGAGAAGGCTCGTAGAATCGTTGATGAAATATCTGAAACTCGCGAGGTCAAAGAATCTTTCGGAAAAGCAGCGTATTTTGAAGTTAATCTTACGGATCATAAAGCCGTAAAAGAAGCAGTCAGTAAAGCGGCAGAAACTTTTGGCGGAATCGATGTTCTTATCGGAGGGCTTTTTACATCAAAAGTTTCTTTGATCAATTCTCCTGACTATTTAGAAGAATTTGAGCGCATGATTGACATTAATACTAAGAGCGCTGTTTACACCACACAAGCCATTGTACCCTTTATGCGTGGTCGTAAACGTGGAAAAATTATTTATCTCATATCTGATTTAGTTCGCTGGGGCTCTGAAGGCGAATCCATTTTAGCGATCAGTCGCGGTGGGATTATTTACTACGCAAGATCATTAGCTCGTGAATTAGCTTCATCCAATATTGCGGTGAATTGTGTGGCCATGGGCCCCACAGAAGATTACTTACTTGCGCGAGATCCAAGTGCTTCAAGTATTAAAGTCACAGAAGAAAAATTATTAGCAGCAATGCCCATGGGAAGAACTTTGCGAGCAGACGAAATCGCCCAAGTAGTAACTTTTCTTTCAAGCCCACTAGCTGATGCCGTCACAGGGCAAACCTGGTCAGTTAACGGTGGTCTAACAATGTTTTAA
- a CDS encoding acyl-CoA dehydrogenase family protein, with protein MKPFEGSDFYNIDSMLTEEERMIRDTVRQWVSKEVIPIIEKYDREGTFPKVLVPQLAEMGTLGATLKGYGCAGLSYTAYGLIMQELERGDSGLRSFVSVQGALCMFPIHAYGTEEQKQKYLPGMAAGKIIGCFGLTEPDFGSNPGGMLTRARKDGDSYILNGSKMWITNGGQAEVAIVWAKTEDGKIRGFLVDKGTPGYTTKDIHGKFSLRASVTSELNFADCRIPASNLLPNVEGLKGPFGCLNNARFGIAWGALGSMMAVFHEATEYAKSRIQFDKPIASYQLVQAKLAYMLTELTKGQLVALQLGRMKDQGSAKAHHVSLAKMNNVSEALKIARIARDILGANGITDEYQVGRHMRNLESVNTYEGTEDIHRLVLGEYITGIPAYRVN; from the coding sequence ATGAAACCATTTGAAGGTTCTGATTTTTACAATATCGATTCTATGCTCACAGAAGAAGAACGCATGATTCGAGATACCGTCAGACAATGGGTTTCAAAAGAAGTCATTCCCATCATCGAAAAATACGATCGAGAAGGTACATTTCCAAAAGTATTAGTTCCACAACTTGCCGAAATGGGAACCCTTGGAGCAACACTTAAAGGCTACGGTTGCGCGGGGCTTAGTTACACAGCGTATGGCCTTATCATGCAAGAACTTGAGCGCGGCGATTCAGGCTTGAGAAGTTTTGTGAGCGTGCAAGGAGCGCTTTGTATGTTCCCCATTCACGCTTATGGTACTGAAGAACAAAAGCAAAAATATCTTCCTGGAATGGCGGCCGGCAAAATCATTGGCTGCTTCGGACTCACAGAACCTGACTTCGGTTCAAACCCCGGTGGAATGCTCACACGTGCTCGTAAAGATGGTGACAGCTACATTCTTAACGGCAGTAAAATGTGGATCACCAACGGTGGCCAAGCCGAGGTAGCAATTGTTTGGGCAAAAACAGAAGACGGAAAAATTCGTGGATTTCTCGTCGATAAAGGAACTCCAGGTTACACAACAAAAGACATTCACGGCAAATTCTCACTAAGAGCAAGTGTCACAAGTGAACTTAACTTTGCAGATTGTCGTATTCCTGCATCAAATTTACTTCCAAATGTTGAAGGTCTTAAGGGCCCCTTTGGTTGCTTAAATAACGCACGTTTCGGAATCGCTTGGGGCGCACTTGGCTCTATGATGGCTGTATTTCATGAAGCCACAGAATATGCAAAATCACGTATTCAATTTGATAAACCCATCGCAAGTTACCAATTGGTTCAAGCAAAACTGGCCTATATGTTAACTGAACTCACCAAGGGTCAACTCGTAGCACTCCAATTAGGGCGCATGAAAGACCAAGGCTCAGCCAAAGCACATCATGTGAGCTTAGCTAAAATGAATAACGTTTCAGAAGCCCTAAAAATTGCACGTATCGCCCGCGATATCTTAGGTGCAAACGGCATTACAGATGAATATCAAGTTGGTCGCCACATGAGAAATCTTGAAAGCGTAAACACCTATGAAGGCACTGAAGACATTCATCGTTTAGTTCTGGGTGAATACATCACCGGAATTCCCGCTTACCGAGTGAACTAA
- a CDS encoding zinc-ribbon domain containing protein yields MSYSDKTLQCKDCGVDFTFTSREQEFYAQKGFQNEPTRCKPCRDNRKTGREGGGGGGGGGRGRGGEDRGDRQMFSAVCSTCGAQTQVPFKPDPAKPVYCRDCFKKSRS; encoded by the coding sequence GTGAGTTACTCAGATAAAACCCTTCAATGTAAGGACTGTGGTGTTGATTTTACGTTTACATCACGCGAACAAGAATTCTATGCACAAAAAGGTTTTCAAAATGAACCTACAAGGTGCAAACCCTGCCGCGACAACCGTAAAACCGGTCGTGAAGGTGGTGGCGGTGGTGGTGGTGGTGGACGAGGCCGTGGTGGTGAAGACCGTGGCGACAGACAAATGTTCTCTGCTGTTTGCTCCACATGTGGTGCTCAAACTCAGGTTCCTTTCAAGCCCGATCCAGCAAAACCAGTTTATTGCCGTGATTGCTTTAAGAAATCACGTTCATAA
- a CDS encoding cold-shock protein has translation MKTGKVKWYNPKKHFGFITGDDGEDIFLHSTDVPPGEELNEGDKVEYEVGSAPKGPKAINVKKTQ, from the coding sequence ATGAAAACGGGGAAGGTGAAGTGGTATAATCCTAAAAAGCACTTTGGTTTTATTACTGGCGATGACGGTGAGGATATCTTTTTACATTCAACAGATGTCCCGCCTGGGGAGGAATTAAACGAAGGTGATAAGGTTGAATATGAAGTAGGAAGTGCGCCCAAAGGGCCAAAAGCCATAAATGTTAAAAAAACCCAGTAA